The Malus sylvestris chromosome 3, drMalSylv7.2, whole genome shotgun sequence genomic sequence TGGCCAGTACAACAACGTATCATGACGACTTCATTATTCAGAATCCAGAACGAGACATTCCATACTTCAACCAAGAAAGTCAGAAAAGGCattcttaatttctttttaaccAAACTAAGGACTCTGGAACATGTTATCAATACTTTTTTAACGTCAACAAAACGTACTGACATGTTGTACATTCTTTTTTGACAATATCGATACACATCTGTCATGCTCAGAGTTTTTCTGCTGAAACGTGTTGTGACATTGATTGCAAATTTTTGTTCAATTACATAAGAGCAAATGAAACCTATGAAAGCTTCCGGCCAGATTCCAATACCAGACTGGAAGCAAACAACCAAGACTGATGTTGAAAAGTCTTTTCAACCGAGGAAGTTCAGATTCAAGCTCTAGTGATGCAGCGTAAATTTGACGTATGCCCGCACCATTTTGGAACACTCTGCTCTTTGCTCTAGTACCACTTTCAAGTACGCTGTCGGCTGCAGCCCTTCAATGTGTTCAATCGTTTTTATGTTCAGAACTTGGGTTCCTGATTGTAAACCGGCAATGAGAGGAGtggttttgagaaatgtttcaGTGAAGTGAATTGGCCCGCGCGGATAGCTTGAGCTAGCAGTGACACTGCCGTCTGCTGACAAGAACTCGACCATTACCTTGGGGCACAAGAAACTGTAAAATAAGTCACAAAAATGATATTTCAATTAGGTATGTAGAATTTACTTAGCTGATAAAGTTACCGGTGGCAGATTTGATTTGTCATAGAGTAAAATAACCAGTTTTTTGTTCCAGCCCACGACGCAGTTCAGACACAAGAATTTTAGAAAACAACATACAATGAGGCATATGAAAACTTTATATGCAGAGATTATCCTTACCTTCATCTTCGTTTTTAGCCCCTAAGTAACCAGCCATTCGGAGGACTACCAAAACCAATGCGACAGACATAAATGCTGCTACTACAATACCGGCAATAGCACCGGCAGATAGCCCCCAGTATCAACCTTAAAATCTGACAAGTGAAAGTTCTCAGGAATTTAAGATGCGTGCAAGTAGAAAGAAAATCAGAAATCCAACAAGGGGGGCTAAAATTACTTGGTGTCACAGTAAGTGCAGATATAAGAGGTCCATAGACACCTCGGTTAGGAATGGAAGTATAATTGGATCACTAGTGTGCTACATGAACGGTAACATTGTCGAACTCTATGACAATGTGTGTTATAAGGTCATCTCTAACTGAAAGGGCTAAATATAGCCCTATCTAGAACTATAGCCCtgcaaaaaattgtttttaaataaaCAATGTCAGACTACATTTATATAATATCTCCAACCGGGGTCTAAACATaacccctcaataatttattatttttaagtttgtttttaactTATTGggtaattgaattaaactatcatattaaaataacccgccgtttttaattttttatccaGACATATTTTGAATGACACTTGTCGCTAAATGAATAAGTCTCTAAATTTCTTATCTTaatataatctcaataattttttggattgGATTTCGAGTGACACGTATTGCTAAATGAGTAACTCTCCACAATTTAACTGAAATACAACTTAATTGAAATACGAgaacttaaatattaaaactagaacaacttaaatattaaagaCTACAAAATATTATAggcaaaaaaattagaattcaatttttttgttttttttttatttcgtctgagaaaaaaaataaataaaaaatccaacAGTTAGATGACGTCAACTAATTGTTGCCGCTGATGTCAACACGTTGGAGGGCCACAGATGGGCCTCAACAAACGGCTTAGTGGATGGTTGGAAATAGCCAACCCGATAGCCTGTTGGAGGGTCCAAATGATTCCCTCACCATATCGTTGCCCTCCTTACTGGATTGAAGCCAATGCGGAGCAACATGGACGAAAGCTTGTCTATATCTACCGGTAAAGTAATACCTGCATGTCCAAAGTCCGCGGGAataacatcatcgatgatactCTTCCAGTAACAGTGAGGAGTTCATACTGTAGGAATAATCTAAAATATAttgattgagaatttgagatgaaggttTTGTGCATAGACATAAATATATAGATTACTGATTGAGCATCCCACATTTTGTTAATTTCAGCTTCTGGTCAATCTAAAACATGGCGAAGGAGGTCCCTCTAATTTACGTACAGATGTGGGGATCTGGTTGACATCCTAAAATTTACAATTAAGCTTGACAAGGAACTGCAGGCGATTACCGAGTCTCATGTGATGTATTGACATGAAAAATATAGGTAAGGTTCACTGCCCAGACTGTTAATGTGTCTGAGTTCAAGAGATTTGAACTGAAGAAAGAAAGCTGAACTAAGAGCAAAAACAAACCGAAGAACACAATGGAAGATGAatagttttcttcttctctctatcAAATTGCAGAGGAATATTTTCTGTGTTAATGAAAGAGCACGAAGCACATGCTTTTACATAACTGATGGCCTAGCACTTGGGACCACACATACACTACATTTCATCCTAGACACACATCTTTCTAATCTCATGGATCACTTAacacatggcactcatggcctttTTACAAAACTAGACATTTACACTTTGCCTCATTctacacaagtggatacaccAATTtaaacaaacttattctaaaaaCTTTTCAGCTCAAATACTTATAgttcaacactcccctttaagttTTGAGCTGATTTCACACCAAGCATATCTCGAAGATAGTTGAATCGATCCTTAGACAGAGCCTTAGTAAATATGTCTGCCACCTGCTCATTTGTTGGATAGTACACCAAATCGATTATCCCTTCCTGGAGTGCATTCTTGATAAAATGATACCTTCTGTCAATGTGCTTGGTTTTCTGATGGAAAACAGGATTTTTAGTAATTGCAATTGCTGCTGTATTATCACAGTGTACTGGAGTCGCTTCAGTTTGCATCTCACCAAAATCTTCAAGAACAAATCTAAGCCAAATGGCTTGAGCAGTTGCTTCAGAGGCACTGATGTACTCTGCTTCTGCTGTAGAGAGTGCTACACAATTCTGCTTCACTGAGGCCCACGAGAACACTCCACTACCAAAGGAAAATGCATAACTGGAAGTACTTTTGCTGTCTCTAAGCACTCTTTTGGCAGTCCCATAGTGTTTGTTTGTGGGAGAATGCATGAACCTGGAAAGTAGACTTGCTGCATACATTATGTCTGGTCTTGTAGCTGTAAGATACAGTAAACTGCCCACAATTTTTCTATACTGTTCTTCATTTGCTGGACCACTTCCATCATCCTTACTAAGTTTTTCAGCTGGAATCAATGGTGTAGACACAGACTTGCAttcattcaacccaaatttattCAACAAGGAAGAGGCATACTTCTTTTGGTGAATAAATATGCTGAAATTGGTTTGAATGACTCCCATTCCAAGAAAATGGTGAAGTAAACCCAAATCAGTCATCTCATATTTCATCATCATGTCCTCTTTGAATTCTTCCAACATTTCTTTGCTACTACCTGTGTAgacaatatcatctacatagatAGACACAATTATAATATCCTTTTCTCCCCTTGACTTGATGTACAATGTTGGTTCACTGAGACTCTTTTGGAAACCACACTGGGAGAAGTAAGCATCAATTTCTCCATACCAGGCTCTAGGTGCCTGTTTCAGTCCATAAAGAGCTTTATGAAGCCTATACACTTTATCTTCTTTGCCTTGCACTGTGAATCCCTCTGGTTGGTCTACATATACTTCTTCCTGCAGTACTCCATTTAGGAAGGCAGATTTAACATCAAGTTGATACAACCTCCAGCTCTTTTGAGCAGCTAATGCAATGAGAGTTCTGATAGTGTCCAGTCTAGCCACTGGAGCATAAGTTTCATTATAATCGAAACCAGGTTTCTGAGCATAACCTTTGGCAACCAACCTTGCCTTGTTCTTCAATACtgtgccatccagattcaatTTGGTTTTATAGACCCATTTAACCCCAATGACAGGCTGCATTGTTGGTCTATCTACTAATTCCCATGTACCATTCTTTTCAATCATGGTCAACTCATCCTGCATTGCTCTTAACCATGATTCATCTTGAGCTGCTTCTTCATATCTTTCAGGTTCCATAACACACAGATTGCATTGAGCAAAAATATCATCAAGATTTCTCCATTTCAGAGGTGTGTGATCATAATCCTCTGAAAGCTTTGCAGATTCAGGAGTACAACTTTCTTGTTCTTGTATATGAAAAGGAGAACTAGGACTGAGAGAACTTCCTTCAATCACACTCATCTCATATGGATTCATACCAACTACATTTTCAGGTTGATCCTGAATGTAGGTTGCAGCAGCTGAACTTTGTggattttctttccaattccaGGTCATAGATTCATCAAAGACTACATCTCTTGACAAGATTAACTTGTTAGTACATGGATCAAATATTTTGTATCCCTTCTCACATGTAGCATAACCCACAAATACACCTTTAATACTCTTAGCATCTAGCTTCTGTCTTGTCTCAGTAGGTACATGTACATAGCACAGGGAACCAAAGATCTTGAGATGTGCTATACCTGGTTTTCTGCCACTATAAGCTTCAAAAGGAGTCATATTTCCAAGTGCCATTGTAGGACACCTATTTAGAATATATACAGCTGTGTGTACTGCTTCAGCCCAAAGAACATATGGCATACCTCTATCATGGAGCATAGTTTTTGCCATTTCAACCACagttcgattttttctttccactactccattctgttgaggagtaTAAGCCATGGTGAGTTGTCTTTGAATGCCTTCAGTTTCACAGAACTTAGTGAACTCAGAAGATAAGAATTCTCCACCTCTGTCACTCCTTAGACTTTTAACTTTGAAACCACTCTGCAGTTCCACCATTGACTTGAaccttttaaaataattgaatgcATCAGATTTGTATCTGAGAAAATACACCCAAATCATTCTTGTATAATCATCGATGAGTAACATGAAGTATCTGTTTCCAGCCAAGGATGCATTCTGCATAGGACCACACAAATCAACATGAATAAGTTCCAGGGGACAGTTTGCTCTCCAGGATTGATTCTTTGGAAACCAGTCTCTATGTTGCTTTCCAAATTGACATCCTTGACAtacatctttgatttcttctagGTATGGAAGACCATGCACCATATTTTTCTCACTGAGTTGCTTCAACCCCCTGAAGTTCAAATGACCTAGTCTTCTGTGCCAAGTCCGAGTAGAGTGATCTATGCTTGCTTTCATAACCAACCGGTTGTCTTGCAACAGAGAAAGAGGATAGCAACGATTTTCCTTCTTCTTGACCTTGATGACAAGATTGTCAAGTGAAGGTCCATCAAACACACTACACAAACCTCCTCCAAACACTAGATAATATCCATGCTCATCCATTTGACCTACACTcaacaaattttccttcaatcCTGGCAAGTGCATGACCTCTCTAATGTACTTCTTCCCCTTAATGAGCCCATTCCAGCAACATTTACTAACACTCCAGTAGGCATCTGCACCTTTCCAGCAACATTTGTTCTTATATCAACAAGGAGATCAGCATTCCCTgtcatgtggttactacaaccactGTCAATGTACCAATTTCCATTGACATTTTTCTCTGAAATTGCACTATTAGCATAGAACAGATTCCCTGTCACTTCCACCTGATTTGCAGAATTTGCCTTTTGCATAATCTTCCCTATAGTGCATTCTCTAGCCCAATGACCAAACTTATCACAGTTATAACATTTGGGCTTCCCTTTATATCTACATTCACCAAAATGGAACTTAGAACACACTCTACACTGTGGTTTGGTACCCTCTTGACTCATAACCTGTGAGGAAGCATTATTCTGTGCAACATTTGTGAATGATTTTTGCTGAAACTTTGGTTTTGAATCCCACTTCTTACCCTTTTGATTCCAATTTCTCTGTGATTTAAAATTACTAGACTGAGCATAACTTCGATTCTGCCCTTTTGAATTAACAGTAAGAGAAGAAAATGCTCTCTCAGTTGCATCTGAGGAATGCAAATCAAACCTCTGCTCTTGACTCTTCAATATAGCTAGGACCTCTTGCAGTTCAACAGATTCTAAACATTTGGTGTTTTCTATCACTAAGCATATAGGATCATATATCTTAGTGAGACTGATTAACACCTTCTGAACTAATCTCTCATTTGACAAAGTTTCACCAAACGTCTTCATTTGATTAATCAGATCATTCAAACGAGTAAGATACCCAGTCAAGGATTCATCATCACGCATTCTAGTGTATTCAAATTCTCGTCTGAGATTTTGGAGTTTCACAGATCTTACCTGATCCCCACCGTGATATTCGCCATATAACAAATCCCATGCCAATTTTGCTGAGTCTGCGTTTGCGATTCGAGGGAAGATCTGATCGGAGACTGCGCTTTGAATGATTCCGAGAGCTTTTGCATCTTTCATGAAGATTGCAGCCATTCTCTCATCATCGTCAGCATCAACATCTGTATCTTCATCAGTCttagctttcttcttcttcgaatcggGAACCGAAATCCCTTTTTCCACCAGATTCCATAGTCCATGTGACTTGAAAATGGTAACCATTTTGATTCTCcagaactcgtagttctcaccggAGAAGATCGGGGTCCTCACTTCAGCACCTCCAGATCCAGCCATTTTTCAAATCTTTCGTGAGCTTCGATTGAGCTCAGTAACCTCACAGATTTACGCCCGGATTTTTAAACGACGcaacctggctctgaggccatgttaatGTGTCTGAGTTCAAGAGATTTGAACTGAAGAAAGAAAGCTGAACTAAGAGCAAAAACAAACCGAAGAACACAATGGAAGATGAatagttttcttcttctctctatcGAATTGCAGAGGAATATTTTCTGTGTTAATGAAAGAGCACAAAGCACATGCTTTTACATAACTGATGGCCTAGCACTTGGGACCACACATACACTACATTTCATCCTAGACACACATCTTTCTAATCTCATGGATCACTTAacacatggcactcatggcctttTTACAAAACTAGACATTTACACTTTGCCTCATTCTGCACAAGTGGATACACCAATTtaaacaaacttattctaaaaaCTTTTCAGCTCAAATACTTATAGTTCAACACAGACCAGCTCTAGGTGTGGCTGACATCATTTTAACAGCACCGGATTGGCCAATAGCTGATCCATCAACCTTGCATCACAAGATTACACCATAAGTCGGTACATTGCTGCGTACTGTTAGTGAAATAGATAAGGAGAAATGCAGGAAATGTAGCAGAAACATACCATCGGAAAATTAACTACTCAGCAAGAATTAGTCTGGCTGAAGGGATTGGTCTAGCAGAATGGCTTGACAATGAATTGTCATCTGATGGAAAAGAGTTATCAATAATTATTGCAATAAGATTACTGCTAAGTATAGGTCATAACGAAAGACAAACGTAAAACTCAAACTGTAATTCACATACCTTTTAATTCCACCCGCAACCAATCTTGTGTGCATACCAAAGCCTCTCGAATGTCAGGATTCAGTGAGCTTCGACATTCATCAAGCAGTCTACTGCCAGCGTTGAATGCTGATTCTGGTGCAACAGTTGACATAGGAGTTCCGAGAACATCACGTGCCATCATCGACAAAATAGGGTACCTTGGTGTGTGGACCTTCCACCAATTTAATATCTTAAAATCACAATTGCGTGGAAAAACTGGTTCCTCTAGATACTTGTCCAAGTCTGATATCATGTTTTGGCTCTGAGAGGTCTCGTGGAGAAATTTGTCAAATCCCTTCAATCGATCCCTACAATCAGTGCTGGTACTCGGTAAGCTGCTGCCAGGCAAAGCTGAACCTTGATCAACCATTGTTGAGCAAATTGAATAAGCATCAAAAAGTTCCTTGAGGCCATCGGAAACTTCCTTAATCCTATCCAGAGCAGTACTACCGTATATTTGGGAGTAGTAATACTCCACCAACTTCATTTTGAATCGGGGATCCAAGATCGCTGCCACTGCCAAAGCCAAACTGCACTTGCTCCAGTACTTATCAAACTTAGCTTTCATCTTTAATGCTATAGAACTAAGAAATTCGTCTGGGCTCTTGCACCATTCAATTAATTGGATGTGAACATCACAAATCTCAGGAAAATATATACTTGCAGTTGGACATTTGTTGCCACAAAAGACATTGGTGATTTCAACAAGAAGTTTCAAATAAACTGTAACAAACCTTGTCCATTCCCATTCTGTGTCTGTTAAAGCTGATGTATACAAAGGGTCATGCTCTTGCAGGAAAGAAAATGCACCCCTGTATTCCAAGGCTGTTTCAAGCATAAGATACGTTGACTTCCATCGAACTGGGAAATCAAGAACTAATCTCCTCTGACTATTGATTCCAACTTGCTGAACAATTTCATTGAACTTCCCTTGTGTCACTTGTGAACTTCTTACATGTTTGAAACTTCCTCGAATATTTTGTATCACCTCCCTCATTGCTTCTAAAACATCCTGCACAACTGAATTTAGAAGATGTGCAGCAGAGCGAA encodes the following:
- the LOC126615556 gene encoding zinc finger BED domain-containing protein RICESLEEPER 1-like, with translation MEIIPVESAKKPKRLTSIVWNHFERVRKAEICYAVCVHCHKKLSGSSNSGTTHLRNHLMRCLKRSNFDVSQLLSAKRRKKDNIVGIDSINGDEAQRKDDYIQPGIIKFDQDPKKDELVTIASGKFDHDRSRYDLARMIILHGYPFTMVDDVGFKVFVKNLQPSFEVVPNNDVEQFCMEIYRKEKHQVYEMLNSLHSRINLSVEMWSSPENVEYLCLTAHYIDEDWKLQKKILNFVTLESTHTEDLLSVVVIKCLMDWDIDSKLFALTFDDCSTDDDIVLRIKDRISQNRPLLVHGQLFDIRSAAHLLNSVVQDVLEAMREVIQNIRGSFKHVRSSQVTQGKFNEIVQQVGINSQRRLVLDFPVRWKSTYLMLETALEYRGAFSFLQEHDPLYTSALTDTEWEWTRFVTVYLKLLVEITNVFCGNKCPTASIYFPEICDVHIQLIEWCKSPDEFLSSIALKMKAKFDKYWSKCSLALAVAAILDPRFKMKLVEYYYSQIYGSTALDRIKEVSDGLKELFDAYSICSTMVDQGSALPGSSLPSTSTDCRDRLKGFDKFLHETSQSQNMISDLDKYLEEPVFPRNCDFKILNWWKVHTPRYPILSMMARDVLGTPMSTVAPESAFNAGSRLLDECRSSLNPDIREALVCTQDWLRVELKDDNSLSSHSARPIPSARLILAE
- the LOC126617174 gene encoding uncharacterized protein LOC126617174; its protein translation is MAGSGGAEVRTPIFSGENYEFWRIKMVTIFKSHGLWNLVEKGISVPDSKKKKAKTDEDTDVDADDDERMAAIFMKDAKALGIIQSAVSDQIFPRIANADSAKLAWDLLYGEYHGGDQVRSVKLQNLRREFEYTRMRDDESLTGYLTRLNDLINQMKTFGETLSNERLVQKVLISLTKIYDPICLVIENTKCLESVELQEVLAILKSQEQRFDLHSSDATERAFSSLTVNSKGQNRSYAQSSNFKSQRNWNQKGKKWDSKPKFQQKSFTNVAQNNASSQVMSQEDIKGSPNVITVISLVIGLENAL